In Legionella beliardensis, the following are encoded in one genomic region:
- the trpS gene encoding tryptophan--tRNA ligase, producing MKKIILTGDRPTGKLHLGHYIGSLANRVKLQDDYKQFVMIADIQALTDNFETPNKIIENVYEVALDYLAVGIDPAKSTIFIQSQIPELAELTIYYLNLVTLGRLERNPTVKAEIQQKNYDLSIPAGFFCYPVSQAADITAFKAEAVPVGDDQIPMIEQTNEIVRKFNRIYNTDCLKEARAILSTTPRLVGIDGQSKASKSLGNAIFLADSAEEVKRKVYMMFTDPNHLRVSDPGQVEGNVVFAYLDAFHTDKEEVEALKAHYTRGGLGDSVIKKLLTNTLESMLEPIREKRASFKRKELEDILITGTLAAREVAKETLNEVRDAIGVRYFN from the coding sequence ATGAAAAAAATCATTTTAACAGGCGATCGTCCAACTGGAAAATTACATTTAGGTCACTACATTGGCTCTTTAGCTAATCGGGTTAAATTACAAGATGATTATAAGCAATTTGTAATGATTGCTGATATTCAAGCACTAACTGATAATTTTGAGACGCCTAATAAAATCATTGAAAATGTGTATGAAGTTGCCTTAGATTACCTGGCTGTTGGTATTGATCCTGCAAAAAGTACTATTTTTATTCAATCTCAAATCCCTGAACTTGCTGAACTGACTATTTATTATCTTAATTTAGTCACCCTGGGACGATTAGAAAGAAATCCTACCGTAAAGGCTGAAATCCAGCAAAAAAATTATGATTTATCAATTCCAGCTGGATTTTTTTGCTACCCTGTTAGCCAAGCTGCTGATATTACCGCGTTTAAAGCGGAAGCAGTTCCAGTAGGAGATGATCAAATACCTATGATTGAACAAACTAATGAAATTGTTAGAAAATTTAATCGTATTTACAATACTGATTGCCTTAAAGAAGCTAGGGCTATTTTAAGTACTACGCCACGGTTGGTGGGAATTGATGGCCAATCTAAAGCGAGTAAATCACTTGGTAATGCTATTTTTCTTGCTGACAGTGCGGAAGAGGTAAAGCGAAAAGTGTATATGATGTTTACCGATCCTAATCATTTACGTGTTAGCGATCCAGGGCAAGTCGAAGGAAATGTTGTTTTTGCTTACTTAGATGCTTTTCATACCGACAAAGAAGAAGTCGAAGCATTGAAAGCACATTATACGCGTGGTGGGCTAGGTGATTCAGTCATTAAAAAGCTATTAACCAATACCTTAGAGTCAATGCTTGAACCTATTCGCGAAAAAAGGGCGTCATTTAAGCGCAAAGAGCTAGAAGATATCTTAATTACCGGTACCCTCGCTGCCAGAGAAGTTGCTAAAGAAACCTTAAACGAAGTAAGGGATGCAATTGGAGTGCGCTATTTTAATTAA
- a CDS encoding murein L,D-transpeptidase catalytic domain family protein — protein sequence MRNSLLLFLAVSANCFSMPSLDYLQQTINSSYPNVLVKVSSFLSPPFLDKLNKETTLNAIKEMLHKENPALSDAVINKVLTTLTCATEYNVDHNNILTIIDYSLPSSEKRLWIFDLKEKKLLFNTYVSHGINSGTLLSNYFSNKYNSKASSIGVYETEKAYYGREGLSLQLNGLDKHFNDNAANRAIVMHPGWYVEEEFIKKYGRAGRSWGCPALPKHLSESIINTIKDKSLLVIYYPSDSWFATSKFLNCNHLPTTTNNAKLMSEFKPDEDSIPQEEIIFADLNKNNRREENEPILAISADNYERLFQTKAPLARMLRRQINHTEYVALNETEFKSLLTTNSVLFNTNKEDLNAVYFVIPEVKMRRGYYATEMKIIVLGKTKDVRLDSSALRSNEDAKSYHIYFDANSFISLKSSKQFIRWLGL from the coding sequence ATGAGGAACAGCCTGCTATTATTTTTAGCAGTTTCAGCAAATTGTTTTTCCATGCCTTCCTTAGATTATTTACAGCAAACGATAAATTCTAGTTATCCTAATGTCCTAGTTAAAGTATCTTCGTTTTTAAGTCCGCCTTTTCTAGATAAGCTCAATAAAGAAACAACGTTAAATGCAATTAAAGAGATGCTGCACAAAGAAAACCCTGCTTTAAGCGATGCTGTTATTAATAAGGTATTAACGACGCTTACGTGTGCAACAGAATACAACGTAGATCATAATAATATTTTAACTATCATTGATTATTCCTTACCATCAAGTGAAAAAAGGCTTTGGATTTTTGATTTAAAAGAAAAAAAGTTACTTTTTAATACGTATGTTTCGCATGGCATTAATTCAGGCACCTTATTATCTAATTATTTTTCTAATAAATATAATAGTAAGGCAAGTAGTATTGGGGTCTATGAAACAGAAAAAGCCTATTATGGCCGAGAAGGTTTATCATTGCAGTTAAATGGCTTGGATAAGCATTTTAATGATAATGCGGCTAATCGGGCAATTGTAATGCATCCGGGCTGGTATGTTGAAGAAGAGTTTATAAAAAAATACGGTAGAGCTGGACGCAGCTGGGGCTGCCCTGCGCTTCCGAAACACTTAAGTGAATCAATTATCAATACAATCAAAGATAAGTCTTTATTAGTTATTTATTACCCAAGTGATAGCTGGTTTGCAACATCAAAATTTTTAAATTGTAATCATCTGCCGACAACGACCAACAACGCCAAGCTGATGAGTGAATTCAAACCCGATGAAGATAGTATCCCGCAAGAAGAAATTATTTTTGCTGATTTAAATAAAAATAATAGACGTGAGGAAAATGAACCCATTTTAGCCATTAGTGCCGATAATTATGAACGGCTATTTCAAACGAAAGCACCTTTAGCACGCATGCTTCGTCGTCAAATTAATCATACTGAGTATGTGGCTCTTAATGAAACTGAGTTTAAATCATTACTTACAACCAATAGTGTTCTTTTTAATACTAATAAAGAGGATTTAAATGCTGTTTATTTTGTTATTCCAGAAGTCAAAATGCGCCGCGGTTATTATGCAACAGAAATGAAAATTATTGTCTTAGGCAAAACAAAAGATGTACGATTGGATAGCTCAGCGTTAAGGAGTAATGAAGATGCAAAAAGCTATCATATCTATTTTGATGCTAATTCATTTATTAGCCTTAAATCTAGCAAACAATTTATCCGTTGGTTAGGGCTTTAG
- a CDS encoding SDR family oxidoreductase — MTEEKQPPQHQDKQPGIEAEMTPKPEYLSSNYKGSDKLKDKVALITGGDSGIGRAVACAFALEGAKVVVHYLNEDKDAKETKKIIEELGGQCHLIAGNLQTYKVCEDVVNETISHYKKLDILVNNCAEQHPQKSFEDISCEQLEQTFKTNFFSYFYMVKAALPYLKKGSCIINTTSVTAYKGSDHLIDYSSTKGAIIAFTRSLSQNLVKKEIRVNAVAPGPIWTPLIPATFSEKEVAEFGGQVPMQRAGQPSEMAPAYVYLASQDSSYMTGQVLHPNGGVIVNG; from the coding sequence ATGACAGAAGAAAAACAACCACCACAACATCAAGACAAACAACCAGGTATTGAAGCAGAAATGACACCAAAACCTGAGTACCTCTCATCTAATTACAAAGGCAGTGATAAATTAAAAGATAAAGTTGCCTTAATTACCGGCGGTGACAGTGGCATTGGTAGAGCAGTTGCTTGCGCCTTTGCTTTGGAAGGAGCAAAAGTTGTTGTTCATTATCTTAATGAAGATAAGGATGCTAAAGAAACAAAAAAAATTATTGAAGAGCTAGGTGGCCAATGTCATTTAATTGCAGGCAATTTACAAACCTATAAAGTCTGTGAAGACGTTGTTAATGAGACAATAAGCCATTATAAAAAACTCGATATTTTAGTAAATAATTGTGCTGAGCAACACCCACAAAAATCATTTGAAGATATTAGCTGTGAGCAATTAGAACAAACATTTAAAACTAACTTTTTTTCTTATTTTTATATGGTAAAAGCTGCCCTTCCTTATTTAAAAAAAGGAAGCTGTATTATTAATACAACTTCAGTTACAGCCTATAAAGGCAGTGATCATTTAATAGATTACTCTTCTACTAAGGGTGCTATTATCGCCTTTACTCGTTCACTTTCTCAAAATTTAGTGAAAAAAGAAATTCGGGTTAATGCGGTTGCGCCAGGCCCAATTTGGACACCGTTAATTCCTGCTACGTTTTCAGAAAAAGAAGTCGCTGAATTTGGTGGCCAAGTTCCTATGCAGCGGGCAGGTCAGCCCTCTGAAATGGCACCAGCCTATGTTTACCTCGCGTCGCAAGATTCATCTTACATGACAGGACAGGTATTGCATCCGAATGGCGGTGTTATTGTAAATGGGTAG
- a CDS encoding M4 family metallopeptidase: protein MKLPPYNRIAPIFLSSLLALATADPIYASDQVFTDDENVSGYDINAVVGLGQSYDFKLMTEVTLPNGVNKHKFLQYYLGVPVWGMSLSATKLDNGELNHITGKYLVNIEEDLASVVPTLSKEQAFTIAVNSKNLSPKAKASIVNQESNTYVMQDNQQKARLIYEVSFMIEGDKPSRPFFIIDANSGEIIDQWEGLTTSKNAIGPGGNQKTGQYNYGTDYGFLIVSDTCQMSSPNVDTYDMKNLTSGGVLHQFSCTGNPPINTYKLTNGAFSPINDAHYFGNVVFDMYKQWFNKSPLTMKLKLRVHYGNNYENAFWDGQQMTFGDGYTRFYPLVSMDVVAHEVSHGFTQQNSNLVYSGQPGGINEAFSDMAGEATEYFTNPSKPEGQRNDWLVGGTIMKNGVALRYFDDPTKDGRSIGHAKDYRDGLNVHYSSGVFNKAYYTIAKKPTWNTEKAFRIFVLANQIYWNRNSNFVDAACGVKKAGQDLGYNTQDIVDAFNVVGVDASCDGTNPTETELKNGVPVANLSGTKGDEKHWYVNVPAGKSVLTVKISGGTGDADLYVQFGEKPTTTKFQCRPYKSGNAETCTFNSPQAGKYYVMVRAYANYSGVTLATTY from the coding sequence ATGAAATTACCGCCATACAATCGTATAGCTCCCATTTTTCTTTCAAGTTTATTAGCGTTAGCTACAGCAGATCCTATTTACGCATCCGATCAAGTTTTTACTGATGATGAAAACGTCAGTGGCTATGATATTAATGCTGTAGTAGGTTTAGGTCAAAGCTATGATTTTAAGCTGATGACTGAAGTAACCCTGCCAAATGGGGTTAATAAGCATAAATTTCTTCAATATTATCTTGGAGTGCCTGTCTGGGGTATGTCTTTATCAGCCACGAAGTTAGACAATGGTGAACTTAATCATATCACTGGTAAATACTTAGTTAATATAGAAGAAGATCTTGCTTCGGTTGTACCTACATTGAGTAAAGAACAAGCGTTTACTATTGCAGTAAATAGCAAAAATCTTTCTCCTAAAGCTAAGGCTTCGATTGTTAATCAAGAAAGTAATACCTATGTCATGCAAGACAATCAACAAAAAGCGCGTTTAATCTATGAAGTGTCATTCATGATTGAAGGTGATAAGCCTAGCAGACCTTTTTTTATAATTGATGCAAATTCAGGCGAAATTATTGATCAGTGGGAAGGTTTAACTACCTCCAAAAATGCAATTGGGCCAGGTGGAAATCAAAAAACAGGTCAATATAATTATGGAACAGATTATGGCTTTTTAATCGTTTCTGATACTTGCCAAATGTCTAGCCCAAATGTCGACACTTATGATATGAAAAATTTGACATCGGGTGGCGTACTTCATCAATTTAGCTGTACAGGTAATCCGCCAATCAATACTTATAAACTTACCAATGGCGCATTTTCACCTATTAATGATGCGCATTACTTTGGTAATGTTGTTTTTGATATGTATAAACAGTGGTTTAATAAATCGCCTTTAACGATGAAGTTAAAGTTACGAGTGCATTATGGCAATAATTATGAAAATGCATTCTGGGATGGCCAGCAAATGACTTTTGGTGATGGCTATACTCGTTTTTATCCACTCGTGTCTATGGATGTTGTCGCTCATGAAGTGAGCCATGGTTTTACTCAACAGAACTCTAACCTAGTTTATTCTGGCCAACCTGGTGGAATAAATGAAGCGTTTTCTGATATGGCTGGAGAAGCAACAGAATACTTTACCAATCCTAGTAAGCCTGAAGGGCAGCGTAATGATTGGTTAGTTGGCGGCACTATCATGAAAAATGGAGTAGCGCTACGCTATTTTGATGATCCTACCAAAGATGGTCGCTCTATTGGCCATGCTAAGGACTATCGTGATGGCTTAAACGTACACTACAGCTCTGGTGTATTTAACAAGGCTTACTATACAATCGCTAAAAAGCCTACTTGGAATACAGAAAAGGCATTTAGAATTTTTGTATTAGCAAACCAAATTTACTGGAACCGCAATTCTAATTTCGTCGATGCAGCGTGTGGTGTTAAGAAAGCAGGACAAGATCTTGGCTATAATACGCAAGACATTGTTGATGCATTTAATGTCGTTGGTGTTGATGCATCTTGTGATGGCACTAATCCCACTGAGACGGAATTAAAAAATGGCGTACCAGTCGCGAACTTATCTGGAACAAAAGGTGATGAGAAGCACTGGTATGTTAATGTTCCGGCTGGCAAGTCCGTCCTAACCGTAAAGATTTCAGGCGGTACGGGAGACGCGGATCTGTATGTTCAGTTTGGTGAAAAGCCTACTACAACTAAGTTTCAGTGCAGACCTTATAAAAGTGGTAATGCAGAAACCTGTACATTTAACTCTCCTCAAGCAGGAAAGTATTATGTCATGGTAAGAGCTTACGCCAATTATAGTGGTGTAACCTTAGCAACTACATACTAA
- a CDS encoding cytochrome P450 gives MKAYTLMELKQSTTPQEFAHHLCEMGPLFWWEPGKFWVITQYDLAKQVLLSQDFSCDRSPFFISRMPEMDLSLIQDFFKVVSKMMVMSDAPEHTSRRRICYHGFTVQKLTELKPLIQKTLSACLTKFTPNKSFDFVKEVAQVIPSTTLAELFAIPEQERLDFYNWSNNMTQFFGGSTTYFNEDGIKVNNSAQNLYNYFADLIHRKRANPSDDFLSILLQHQAHFNLSDDEIISQAIMMLVAGQVTTTDQVCNNLYLLLSTPGLWQTIANQPEHLDSYIEEANRLDPAVTFIFRVTKNDTYLGEQFIKAGSVIFISTHAINRDPAYFPNPDTVSLASRSNAHVSYGYGGHFCLGAKLARIEMNLIFKTLLQNYPTLKLDKCLPAIRKHHSLSFSGFEQLWLAT, from the coding sequence ATGAAAGCCTATACGTTAATGGAATTAAAACAATCCACCACACCACAAGAATTTGCTCATCACTTATGTGAAATGGGGCCTTTGTTTTGGTGGGAGCCCGGCAAATTTTGGGTTATCACGCAATATGATTTAGCAAAACAAGTTTTGCTAAGCCAAGACTTCAGTTGTGATCGCAGTCCCTTTTTTATTTCTCGAATGCCAGAAATGGATTTATCTTTAATTCAAGATTTTTTTAAAGTAGTCAGTAAAATGATGGTCATGAGTGATGCACCTGAGCATACCTCAAGGCGTCGTATTTGTTATCATGGCTTTACGGTACAAAAATTAACTGAGCTTAAACCCCTTATCCAAAAAACATTGTCAGCTTGTTTAACTAAATTTACTCCAAATAAATCATTCGACTTTGTGAAAGAAGTTGCGCAAGTGATTCCCTCTACAACTCTCGCGGAACTCTTTGCCATTCCTGAACAAGAACGCTTAGATTTTTATAATTGGTCAAATAATATGACGCAATTTTTTGGTGGTTCAACCACTTATTTTAATGAAGATGGCATTAAAGTGAATAATAGTGCACAAAATTTGTATAATTATTTTGCTGATTTGATTCATCGCAAACGTGCTAATCCTAGCGATGATTTTTTAAGTATATTGCTACAACATCAAGCGCATTTTAATTTAAGTGACGATGAAATTATTTCACAAGCAATCATGATGCTCGTTGCAGGGCAGGTTACAACAACTGATCAAGTATGCAATAATCTTTATCTTTTATTATCTACACCAGGCCTTTGGCAAACGATAGCCAATCAACCTGAGCATTTAGACAGCTACATAGAAGAAGCAAATCGTCTTGACCCTGCAGTTACCTTTATCTTTCGAGTAACAAAAAATGATACTTATCTTGGGGAGCAGTTTATTAAAGCAGGAAGCGTTATTTTTATTTCTACACATGCTATTAATCGTGACCCAGCCTACTTTCCTAATCCAGATACAGTCTCTCTTGCATCTCGCTCAAATGCGCATGTTAGCTATGGTTATGGTGGTCACTTTTGTCTAGGCGCAAAACTGGCTCGTATAGAAATGAATTTAATTTTTAAAACATTATTGCAAAACTACCCAACTCTAAAATTAGATAAATGCCTACCTGCTATTAGAAAGCATCATAGTTTATCTTTTTCTGGGTTTGAGCAATTATGGCTCGCAACTTAA
- a CDS encoding TauD/TfdA family dioxygenase produces the protein MINSATEFYFQPYLIESKKQTLFDINLSSLLAQTTQYKIVLLRGFPALTRDELLNYCASQAKLLHWDFGPVMEMRPSPDAKNYLFTHGDVPLHWDGAFHQEPRFLFFHCLQAPAENTGGETLFVNTEKVWQQATTEQQRQWLDYELSFSTEKLAHYGGQIKRKLIAKHPDTGQTLMRFAEPVGEDYLNPVTVNIVNKSDSESKAIIKEISRLMHDSHACYQHQWQTGDYLIADNFSLLHGRNAFSQITPRHLRRIQIL, from the coding sequence ATGATAAACTCAGCAACAGAATTCTATTTTCAACCTTACCTAATTGAAAGTAAGAAGCAAACGCTATTTGATATTAATTTAAGCTCTCTTTTAGCACAAACTACGCAATATAAAATAGTGCTATTACGTGGCTTTCCAGCACTTACCCGCGATGAGCTACTAAATTACTGCGCGTCTCAAGCGAAGCTTTTGCATTGGGATTTTGGTCCCGTGATGGAAATGCGCCCTTCTCCAGATGCGAAAAATTATCTATTTACGCATGGCGATGTTCCTTTGCATTGGGATGGTGCATTTCATCAAGAACCACGTTTTTTATTCTTTCATTGCCTACAAGCACCTGCAGAAAATACAGGTGGTGAAACCTTGTTTGTTAATACTGAAAAAGTTTGGCAGCAAGCGACAACAGAACAACAACGACAATGGTTAGATTATGAACTGTCTTTCTCAACAGAGAAACTTGCTCATTATGGCGGACAGATTAAACGAAAATTAATTGCTAAGCACCCAGATACAGGCCAAACACTTATGCGTTTTGCAGAGCCTGTAGGTGAGGATTATTTAAATCCGGTGACAGTTAATATTGTCAACAAAAGCGATAGCGAGTCAAAAGCAATTATTAAAGAGATTAGTCGGTTAATGCATGATTCGCATGCCTGTTACCAACATCAATGGCAAACAGGCGACTACCTTATTGCCGATAATTTTTCTCTATTACATGGCCGCAATGCATTTAGCCAAATTACACCGCGTCACTTAAGAAGGATTCAAATTTTATGA
- a CDS encoding isocyanide synthase family protein, with product MHEIAKHIIALLLNHKRQVKIYAKDCQGNYCVNCQEPHLFKVIQALKVQQPLILILPAFPAKSANRQKTISAKPDLGEIMGLRNLNELCKEIEQLHPLGVKLIICSDGRVFNDLVLVDDEDVDIYQQGIQAIITHNQLTHLSTFSLDDIYPHQDYERMREQLINQFGESVLSIKKRIQLDEMLLYQFNGIHRFITEDQLYLRTSMSKNQVRKEAKQIAYDVLRRSNAWSNLLAMNFPQAIRLSIHPQPCGSEKLGIQFLPAANCWATPWHNVLLKNRQCWQLVKRIEAERLGATLKQDHYVLEDYA from the coding sequence ATGCATGAGATTGCAAAACATATCATCGCCTTATTATTAAACCATAAGCGGCAAGTAAAAATTTATGCGAAGGACTGCCAAGGAAATTATTGTGTGAATTGCCAAGAGCCTCATTTATTTAAAGTGATACAAGCGTTAAAGGTGCAACAGCCGCTTATCTTGATTTTGCCTGCTTTTCCAGCCAAATCGGCTAATAGACAGAAAACTATTTCAGCGAAGCCTGATTTGGGAGAAATCATGGGATTACGTAATCTTAATGAATTATGCAAAGAAATAGAGCAATTGCACCCGCTAGGTGTCAAGCTTATTATTTGTTCAGATGGGCGGGTGTTTAATGATTTAGTGTTGGTTGATGATGAGGATGTGGATATTTATCAACAAGGCATTCAAGCAATTATTACGCACAATCAACTCACGCATTTAAGTACATTCTCTTTAGATGATATTTATCCGCACCAAGATTATGAACGTATGCGGGAGCAGTTAATTAACCAATTTGGCGAATCTGTTTTATCGATAAAGAAACGTATCCAGCTAGATGAAATGCTATTGTATCAGTTTAACGGCATCCATCGGTTTATCACGGAGGATCAATTGTATTTACGTACCTCCATGTCAAAAAATCAAGTCCGCAAAGAAGCTAAACAAATTGCTTATGACGTTTTAAGGCGATCTAATGCATGGTCTAATTTACTAGCGATGAATTTTCCACAAGCAATTCGTTTATCTATTCACCCACAGCCCTGCGGTTCAGAAAAACTAGGAATTCAATTTCTACCTGCAGCTAATTGCTGGGCTACTCCCTGGCATAATGTATTACTTAAAAATAGACAGTGTTGGCAGCTCGTTAAAAGGATAGAAGCAGAGCGTTTAGGCGCAACGCTCAAACAAGATCATTATGTATTGGAGGATTACGCATGA
- a CDS encoding LysR family transcriptional regulator produces the protein MIDFDALRVFVAVIEKGGFHAAAQAMFKTQPAITSTIKKLEEQLNLILFDRSYYRPRLTSAGERLYQRAKTLITHWQHINEFAELLQEEMETDITIAIDVFYPLTKLKDLFHQWITRFPQTHFHFLSESIGGACERLLQGQADLIISENLIAKQPVEVIPLTTVLMPAVATPQFIQQYKQQLCDLDTVKDCMQVILKDSSKANFNFGVIEHCKHWTVSDVMAKKEIILAGLGWGRLPRHLISAELTNGSLHILSGNHFDERVVLLEAIRLQKPVHGLIASQLWFDLGYLRNN, from the coding sequence ATGATTGATTTTGACGCTCTGCGAGTCTTTGTAGCAGTTATCGAAAAAGGTGGATTTCATGCGGCCGCACAAGCTATGTTTAAAACCCAGCCCGCTATTACAAGTACGATTAAAAAATTAGAAGAGCAGCTAAATTTAATCTTATTTGATCGCAGCTATTATCGTCCACGTTTAACCAGTGCGGGCGAGCGTTTATATCAGCGGGCTAAAACCTTAATTACTCACTGGCAACACATCAATGAGTTTGCAGAATTGTTGCAAGAAGAAATGGAGACTGATATTACGATTGCTATTGATGTATTTTATCCATTAACAAAATTAAAAGATCTCTTTCACCAATGGATAACGCGTTTTCCGCAAACCCACTTTCATTTCTTATCTGAATCTATCGGTGGAGCGTGCGAGCGATTATTACAGGGCCAAGCTGATTTAATCATTAGTGAGAATTTAATTGCCAAGCAACCCGTGGAGGTTATACCGTTAACCACCGTATTAATGCCAGCTGTCGCAACACCGCAGTTTATACAACAATATAAACAGCAACTATGCGATTTAGATACGGTTAAGGATTGCATGCAAGTCATTTTAAAAGACTCATCCAAAGCAAATTTTAATTTTGGTGTTATTGAGCATTGTAAACATTGGACAGTCAGTGATGTGATGGCTAAAAAAGAAATTATTTTAGCTGGTTTAGGTTGGGGGCGTTTACCAAGACATCTTATTAGTGCTGAATTAACTAATGGGAGTTTACATATTTTATCAGGCAATCACTTTGATGAACGAGTCGTTCTTCTTGAGGCGATACGCTTACAAAAGCCTGTCCATGGTTTAATTGCCAGCCAATTATGGTTTGATCTTGGGTATTTAAGAAATAATTAA
- a CDS encoding carboxymuconolactone decarboxylase family protein encodes MSTKFNDITKGINTQLAKMRKEMPEVMTAFSALGQAASKDGALNKKTKELIAMALAVANHCPGCIGFHSQSLAKLQTSREELIEALSMAVYMGGGPSLMYAAEALEAFEEFNQ; translated from the coding sequence ATGTCAACTAAGTTTAATGATATAACTAAGGGAATTAATACGCAGTTAGCTAAAATGCGTAAAGAGATGCCAGAAGTAATGACTGCTTTCTCAGCATTAGGACAAGCTGCGAGTAAAGATGGTGCCTTAAATAAAAAAACAAAAGAACTCATTGCTATGGCGTTAGCAGTTGCTAATCACTGTCCAGGTTGTATCGGTTTTCATTCACAGTCCTTAGCTAAATTACAAACAAGCCGAGAAGAATTAATAGAAGCATTATCCATGGCAGTTTACATGGGTGGCGGCCCTTCATTAATGTATGCCGCAGAAGCACTAGAAGCATTCGAAGAATTTAACCAGTAA
- a CDS encoding phosphatase, with protein sequence MRFLISLLILGVPFYTTADTINHYINIFNNIPKMEMKADPQAQAWARSARNILTLTDESIAETLVQGNELAKGQGKPLFCLPGGINLNAKTLHDIILRTYNGISSQQSDKDKMTVSQIAWLGVVQAYPCHSTQAPPGLGFNKQNQTMQHIEGGA encoded by the coding sequence ATGCGCTTTTTAATTAGTTTACTTATACTTGGAGTACCCTTTTATACTACTGCGGATACCATTAATCATTATATTAATATTTTTAATAATATCCCCAAAATGGAAATGAAAGCAGACCCGCAAGCACAAGCTTGGGCACGTTCAGCAAGAAATATTTTAACCCTCACTGATGAAAGTATTGCTGAGACGTTAGTACAAGGAAATGAATTGGCGAAAGGCCAAGGTAAGCCCCTCTTTTGTCTACCAGGAGGCATTAATCTAAATGCAAAAACTTTGCACGATATTATTTTGCGCACTTACAATGGTATTTCAAGCCAGCAAAGTGATAAAGACAAGATGACTGTATCACAAATTGCCTGGCTTGGTGTCGTACAAGCCTACCCATGTCACAGCACGCAAGCACCACCAGGTCTAGGTTTTAATAAGCAAAACCAAACCATGCAACATATAGAAGGAGGCGCTTAA